ACCGCTGCCGCGTCAGGCTCGCAGAAGGCCCTGATGCTGCCTCCCGGTCTGGCTTTTGTGACCCTGAGCGACGCTGGCCAGCGTGCCGCCTCCGTGGCGACCATGCCAAAGTACTACTTCAACCTGCCCAAGGCGCTCGCCTCACTCGCCAAGGGCCAGACGCCGTACACGCCGAACGTGAATATGATCGTCGCCCTGCAGGCCTCCCTGCGGCTCATCGCCGCCGAGGGCCTGTCGCAGTTCCAGGCCCGGCACCACAGGCTTTCCGCAGCCTGCCGCGCCGCCGCCCGAGCCGCCGGGCTCGATCTTCTCGCCGCCGATGACTGCGCCAGCGACATAGTAACCGCCGTCAAGTCACCCGCCGGCCTCGACTCCGGCCAGCTCGTCAAGCGCCTGCGCGAAAAGCACAACATCCTGATCTCCGGCGGCCAGGACACTCTCAAGGGCAGGATCTTCCGCATCGGTCACCTCGGTGCATGCCAGTATTCCGACCTGCAGCGCACGTGGGAGGCCACGTTGACCGAACTCGCCGAACTCGGCCATCGCGCCGACCGCCAGACAGTCCTGACCGCACTAGAGTCCGGCTACCATGACTGAATCAGCCATGCAGATTATCCTGGTCTGCGACTCACTCGCGCCCGAAGGGCTCGGAATTCTTGGCGAGGCCGGTGAAGTGCGCGTGCGCACCGGTCTCCCAGAGCCCGACCTGTTGCGCGAGGTCGTCGACGCCGACGCCATCATCGTCCGCAGCGCCACGCAGATCACCGCGACCGTCGTCGAAGCCGCCACCCGCTGTCGGGTCATCGCTCGCGCCGGGGTTGGCGTGGACAATATTGACGTTGAGGCCGCCACCCGCCGCGGCATCCTCGTGGTCAATTCCCCTGCCGGCAACATCCTCGCCGCCGCCGAGCACGCCGTGGCCCTCCTTATGGCCGCCGCCCGCTGCATTCCGCAGGGCAACGCCTCCACGAAGGCCGGGCAGTGGGACCGCAAGTCCTGCAGCGGTCGCCAGATACAAGGCAAGACCCTCGGCCTAGTCGGCCTGGGCAACGTTGGCAGCGAAGTCGCCAAGCGTGGCCGCGCCCTCGGGCTGGAAGTAATCGCCTACGACCCCTACATCACCACCGAGCGTGCCGCCGCCGCCGGCGCCACCCTGGCGTCTTTCGATGAGGTCCTCCAGCAGAGCGACTTCCTCAGCCTCCACGCGGTCGCCAGCAGCGAGACCGAACACCTCATCGGTGCCCCGCAACTCGCCCGTCTCAAGCCGGGCGCAATCCTCATTAACACCGCCCGCGGCTCTCTCCTCGACGAAGCGGCCCTGATAGCGGCCCTGCGCGAGGGCACCCTCGCCGCCGCCGCGCTCGACGTCTTCGCCGAAGAGCCCACCCAGAACACCGAACTGCTCAGCCTCCC
This window of the bacterium genome carries:
- a CDS encoding alanine--glyoxylate aminotransferase family protein is translated as TAAASGSQKALMLPPGLAFVTLSDAGQRAASVATMPKYYFNLPKALASLAKGQTPYTPNVNMIVALQASLRLIAAEGLSQFQARHHRLSAACRAAARAAGLDLLAADDCASDIVTAVKSPAGLDSGQLVKRLREKHNILISGGQDTLKGRIFRIGHLGACQYSDLQRTWEATLTELAELGHRADRQTVLTALESGYHD
- the serA gene encoding phosphoglycerate dehydrogenase, translated to MTESAMQIILVCDSLAPEGLGILGEAGEVRVRTGLPEPDLLREVVDADAIIVRSATQITATVVEAATRCRVIARAGVGVDNIDVEAATRRGILVVNSPAGNILAAAEHAVALLMAAARCIPQGNASTKAGQWDRKSCSGRQIQGKTLGLVGLGNVGSEVAKRGRALGLEVIAYDPYITTERAAAAGATLASFDEVLQQSDFLSLHAVASSETEHLIGAPQLARLKPGAILINTARGSLLDEAALIAALREGTLAAAALDVFAEEPTQNTELLSLPNVIVTPHVGAMTHEAQINVALDAARQVVEVLQGKPARWPVNAPPLPPEALQVVAPFLPLAEALARLARGLRIGPLRRLEMTTPADLSPEYLGYVTATALAASMQGITDETVNAINAPLLARERHIEVAQARRQDARGYTNLLELRLQGDPETVVAGALLDRDLPRIVGIGDYDLDLPPADTALLIWRKSPSRPGFIGRVGTLLGEAGVNISAIQVSHEAPDEVGLMALTVQSAIPEDALAEINNLDGVTMTRVIAFPERQTELS